The proteins below are encoded in one region of Polycladomyces subterraneus:
- the coxB gene encoding cytochrome c oxidase subunit II — MRRRQHLWRYLLVFAALALLLTGCGDPRLNTLDPSGPAGEMQLSLIKLSLGIMIGVLTVVTIIYVYVLVRFRQRPGQNDIPKQVEGNTKLEILWTVIPIVLLVVLAVPTISTTFNLAKNPPQGQTVEVKVIGHQYWWEFIYPQYGFRTSQELHIPVGKKVHFEITSADVIHAFWVPNLGGKMDAIPGKKNHMWLQADKPGRYTGKCAELCGASHALMDFTVIAQKQQDFDKWVKAQQHPQSMAANKTLEQGKQLVAQNCIGCHAVRGADFRYEGKKGPELTGFGQRTTIAGFLPHDEKHLQAWLKNPQAFKPGARMPKIGYLDEKEMKALTQYLMSLK, encoded by the coding sequence TTGAGACGACGGCAACATTTGTGGCGTTATCTGTTGGTGTTTGCGGCACTGGCGCTTCTATTGACCGGTTGCGGTGACCCGAGGTTGAATACCTTGGATCCTTCGGGACCCGCTGGGGAAATGCAATTATCGTTGATCAAGCTTAGTTTGGGGATCATGATCGGCGTTCTCACCGTCGTGACGATCATTTATGTTTATGTGTTGGTCCGTTTCCGGCAGCGCCCGGGGCAAAACGATATTCCCAAACAGGTTGAAGGCAACACTAAATTAGAAATACTCTGGACGGTCATCCCGATCGTCTTGCTGGTGGTACTAGCGGTGCCGACCATATCGACCACATTCAACCTGGCAAAAAATCCGCCGCAAGGACAAACTGTCGAGGTGAAAGTGATCGGGCACCAGTATTGGTGGGAGTTCATCTATCCGCAATACGGATTCCGTACATCTCAGGAACTGCACATCCCGGTGGGGAAAAAGGTGCACTTTGAAATCACTTCAGCCGATGTGATTCATGCTTTCTGGGTGCCCAACCTGGGCGGTAAAATGGACGCCATCCCCGGAAAGAAAAATCATATGTGGCTACAGGCTGACAAACCGGGGCGTTATACCGGGAAATGTGCAGAGCTCTGTGGCGCAAGTCACGCATTGATGGATTTCACGGTGATCGCCCAAAAGCAACAAGATTTTGATAAGTGGGTCAAAGCGCAGCAACATCCGCAATCCATGGCGGCAAACAAGACTCTGGAACAAGGGAAACAATTGGTGGCGCAAAACTGCATTGGTTGCCATGCCGTACGTGGTGCGGATTTCCGTTACGAAGGCAAAAAGGGACCGGAACTGACCGGTTTCGGCCAACGTACGACGATCGCCGGCTTCCTTCCGCATGACGAGAAGCATTTGCAAGCATGGCTGAAAAATCCGCAAGCCTTCAAACCAGGTGCTCGGATGCCGAAGATCGGTTATTTGGACGAAAAAGAGATGAAGGCGCTCACTCAATACTTAATGAGTTTGAAATAA
- the ctaD gene encoding cytochrome c oxidase subunit I gives MYFLSGFFFLLVGGIEALLIRMQLIVPNNHFMVGDTFNQLLTMHGTTMIFLAAMPMIFGLMNVVVPLQIGARDVAFPFMNALGFWLFLAGGLLLNFSWLFGGAPDAGWTSYPLLALNHFSPGPGIDYYVLGLQIAGLSSLMGAINFLVTIVNMRAPGMTFLRMPLFTWATFVTSALLLFAMPPLTVGLILLMFDRLFGSHFFDVAGGGDPVIWQHLFWIFGHPEVYIVVLPAFGVMSEVIATFSKKRLFGYSSMVFAMVLIGFLGFMVWVHHMFTVGLGPMSNAIFAIATMTIAVPTGIKVFNWLFTMWGGCIRFTTPMLFAVGFIPTFVIGGVTGVMLAVPPADFQYQDTYFVVAHFHYVLIGGTVFGMFAGMYYWWPKMFGKKLNETLGRWHFWLFLIGFHMTFLVQHWLGLWGMPRRVFTYQPGYGLEWGNQLSTAGALLMGISIIFLLVNIAVTARRGEAAGSDPWDGRTLEWAISSPAPEYNFAQLPLVRDVDALWYAKMNGKKGVEPAEPIGSIHMPSPSYLPILMAVGFFIAGFGFVMRAIPAAVLGLIMVFITMFMRSFDHDPGYHIEPEEIEATEKGARA, from the coding sequence ATGTATTTTCTCTCCGGTTTCTTCTTTCTCCTAGTCGGTGGCATTGAAGCCTTACTGATTCGGATGCAGTTGATCGTTCCGAACAACCATTTCATGGTGGGCGACACGTTTAACCAACTGCTTACCATGCACGGAACGACGATGATCTTTCTGGCGGCCATGCCGATGATCTTCGGCTTAATGAACGTGGTTGTTCCGTTGCAAATCGGTGCACGCGACGTGGCGTTCCCGTTCATGAACGCATTGGGCTTCTGGCTATTCCTCGCCGGGGGCTTGTTGCTCAACTTCAGCTGGTTGTTCGGCGGCGCACCGGATGCCGGTTGGACGTCTTATCCCTTATTGGCGTTAAATCATTTCAGCCCGGGACCCGGTATCGACTATTACGTGCTTGGGTTGCAGATCGCTGGGCTCTCAAGTCTGATGGGCGCTATCAACTTCCTGGTGACGATCGTGAACATGCGGGCGCCCGGGATGACCTTTTTGCGCATGCCGCTGTTTACCTGGGCCACATTCGTCACTTCCGCGCTTCTTTTGTTCGCGATGCCGCCATTGACGGTGGGATTAATCCTGCTGATGTTCGACCGTCTGTTTGGTTCGCATTTCTTTGATGTGGCCGGTGGCGGTGACCCGGTGATCTGGCAACACTTGTTCTGGATTTTCGGGCATCCGGAAGTGTACATCGTGGTTTTGCCCGCTTTCGGGGTCATGTCTGAAGTGATCGCGACTTTTTCCAAAAAACGTCTGTTTGGATACTCGTCGATGGTGTTCGCGATGGTGCTGATCGGATTCTTGGGCTTCATGGTGTGGGTCCATCATATGTTTACCGTGGGTCTGGGACCGATGTCCAACGCCATTTTCGCGATCGCGACGATGACCATTGCGGTTCCGACGGGGATCAAGGTGTTCAACTGGCTGTTCACCATGTGGGGCGGATGTATTCGGTTCACTACACCTATGCTGTTTGCGGTTGGCTTCATCCCGACATTCGTAATCGGTGGAGTAACGGGGGTTATGCTAGCGGTACCGCCGGCTGACTTTCAGTACCAAGACACTTACTTCGTCGTGGCCCACTTCCATTACGTGCTGATCGGGGGCACCGTCTTCGGAATGTTTGCGGGCATGTATTACTGGTGGCCGAAAATGTTCGGCAAGAAACTGAACGAAACGTTGGGACGCTGGCATTTTTGGCTGTTCCTCATCGGATTCCACATGACATTTTTGGTTCAACATTGGTTGGGTCTGTGGGGGATGCCGCGCCGGGTGTTCACCTATCAACCGGGTTACGGTTTGGAATGGGGGAACCAGTTGAGCACGGCAGGTGCGCTTTTGATGGGCATCTCCATCATCTTCTTACTGGTGAACATAGCCGTCACCGCTCGTCGCGGTGAAGCGGCCGGCTCTGATCCGTGGGATGGTCGGACACTGGAATGGGCGATTTCGTCTCCGGCACCGGAGTACAACTTTGCGCAGTTGCCGCTGGTGCGAGATGTGGATGCCCTGTGGTACGCGAAAATGAACGGCAAGAAAGGCGTGGAGCCGGCCGAGCCGATCGGTTCGATTCACATGCCGTCTCCATCCTATCTGCCGATATTGATGGCGGTTGGCTTCTTCATCGCCGGTTTCGGTTTTGTCATGCGGGCGATCCCGGCGGCAGTGCTAGGCTTGATCATGGTCTTCATCACCATGTTCATGCGTTCGTTTGATCATGATCCTGGCTACCACATTGAACCTGAGGAAATTGAGGCTACGGAGAAGGGGGCGAGAGCATGA
- the cyoE gene encoding heme o synthase, whose product MERPLTRETSVDPIMSTEPFTATPSKATWRDYLNITKPGINVSNLLAAFTGFWLAGPRSLDLTLLFFTLLGTALVIAGGCTLNNFIDRDIDPSMARTRNRPVASGRIAPGTALWMGIVLTVAGISVLALGANPLAAVLGMIGFFVYVMVYSAWLKRTTTLNTVIGGISGAVPPMIGWTAVTGNVDLPAWILFLILFMWQPPHFLALAMRKVEDYRAAGVPMLPVVRGFMETKRQIMVYVAAMIPSSLFLYHTGVVGKIYFATAIILGVIYLVLSIAGFFTKDDDRWARQMFLYSLVYLTAILLVMIVDKVPPVAG is encoded by the coding sequence GTGGAACGACCGTTGACACGTGAAACGTCCGTCGATCCCATCATGTCGACTGAGCCGTTTACGGCGACTCCAAGCAAAGCGACATGGCGAGATTATCTCAACATCACGAAGCCCGGTATCAATGTCTCCAATCTTTTGGCGGCGTTTACCGGGTTTTGGTTGGCCGGACCTCGTTCGCTTGACCTCACTTTGCTGTTCTTCACACTATTGGGAACGGCTTTGGTCATCGCCGGGGGATGCACACTGAACAACTTCATCGACCGGGATATCGACCCTTCGATGGCACGAACCCGTAACCGCCCTGTAGCTTCCGGACGAATCGCCCCTGGTACCGCTCTGTGGATGGGTATCGTCCTGACGGTGGCTGGCATCTCAGTGTTGGCGCTGGGAGCCAATCCGTTGGCAGCGGTTTTGGGGATGATTGGCTTTTTTGTGTATGTTATGGTCTACTCTGCATGGCTGAAACGGACGACGACACTGAACACGGTGATCGGTGGCATATCTGGTGCCGTACCGCCGATGATCGGTTGGACGGCTGTAACGGGCAATGTGGATCTTCCCGCTTGGATTTTGTTTCTCATCTTGTTCATGTGGCAACCGCCGCATTTCTTGGCATTGGCCATGCGAAAAGTGGAAGATTACCGAGCCGCGGGTGTTCCGATGCTTCCCGTCGTCCGTGGTTTTATGGAGACCAAACGACAGATCATGGTGTATGTGGCGGCGATGATCCCTTCATCACTCTTCCTGTACCATACGGGGGTCGTCGGGAAGATCTATTTTGCCACCGCCATCATTCTTGGGGTTATCTATTTGGTTTTGTCGATCGCCGGCTTCTTTACGAAGGACGATGATCGATGGGCTCGGCAGATGTTCTTGTATTCCTTGGTTTATTTAACGGCCATCCTCTTGGTGATGATAGTGGATAAGGTGCCTCCCGTCGCCGGATGA